A window of Castanea sativa cultivar Marrone di Chiusa Pesio chromosome 8, ASM4071231v1 genomic DNA:
AGGGTTAAAAAGAGACCTCTTGCTGGGCTTGGTTCTGCTGGAGGGATCTTTGTTAAGAGTTTCTGGCACATGACAGTATCCCGGAAATCCAGGAAAGTATAATCCAAAAATTGCAACCTCTCAGAATCAGTCATCTTTGTAAACAGAAATGAAGTAGTCCATGCGTTCAGCACACTAGGCACTGCAGGCAAAATAAGCCTCTCGACTTCTAATTCCATgagtttctgaagaaaaaatatggaaaataatAGTGAGaaatgactaaattttttttagcaacaaaaactaaaggaaaaaaaggtaaggattattttctttttcgCTTGGATCAACCTTAACCCAATAACTGACCCCCTTCAGTGCACACACATGTTAGCACGTGCATacacacaaaacccaacaaaaaggGCATAAACATCTCATGCTTTGGGATAATTTACAGAAATTGCCTGAGTCTGCAAAGTTACATAGGCTATATAAGTGGTTTGAATGTTAAATCAACTATAAGAACATATTAGCTGACATTCTACATGATACAACCATCCATCCAtctaatttcaatttataaaaattataaactggGAAAAGATGGAGCTGAAAAGAACAATCgtctaaattataaaatattaatcatTATAGCTGTACAAATGGAAATCAGTAACCAACAAACACAAATCGCCACAAACAGATCAATACTAATGCTTAAACAAATTGAaccataaaatttcaaacaatgttgtttaaaaaaaagCAGTATGAGAGCTTAAAATTACTTATAATAAGAGAGAactaatatgtatatatactgATAATTAATAAGAAAGAACTAATACTTCTTCAACCAATCACTAAATCCGCACGAAATTTTATATAAGCAAAAAGGGGTTCACCATGTTAACATTTCATTGGCCTCAATTTAAAGGATGGAAAATAATTGCTTAAATCACTGTTGCCTCATAATATTGATTATAAAGCCCAATCACAACCCTCCCCCCTCCAAACGAAAAAAGTATGCTACCTTTTCAAGCTCATTCATCAAGATGCGACACATTCCAAGTCGACGATATTGAAACCTGGTACCAACAAGAGGTATTTCTGCCACCTTCTCCCCATGGATCCTGGAACAGGAAAATAACAATTCAGAATATCATTATTGAACAAAGCATAAAATAAAGGATTCTATGAAACTCACCTTACAGTAGCCACAGAAATCATTTCATCATTTCTCTCCAAAAGCACTGTATAGAACCCACGGAAGTTCAAACGGTTAAGCTCTGACCTGAAAAGTTTCAGATCACAGAAATCATGATTCTgcacttaaaaataatatactgTGTTTCTGAAAACTGGTTTCAGGAAAGGAGGTGATTTTGGGGGGGGAGCTATTGGAAGTGCCAGTTTCAGATATTAGCATTTTGCTGTTGTAAATAACTGAAGTCCAGATTCAGTAATAAGAATGGTATTCTCTCACAAGTCACAAGTTTTCATATGTACTTTTCacaaagtttattataaatGGAAATGATCCTAGAAGAGGTCACAGATtatgtaaataaatatttaGTATGAAATAGAATAATCATGCACAGCTTCCCAACATAAAGGAAAATTATGAACAtaacaaaaatagaagaatGAATTTCTTACCCTCTACTAAAAATAACATCTTCAACAAGATCTCTCCGGGTGCGAGACTCCTTAACAGGCTCAAAACACTCATGCATCACATCAAGAGCAATATTAAGTTTGCTGTAATTCTCTGTAAAGGCCTCAATATCACGATTATCAGATGTCATAGGCTTTAATAGTGTCCAAGTGAGATTGTCTACACCCACTGGAATTGGTTTACCTAAAATCTTGTGGAGTCCCATAAATATCTGGAAGAATGAAATGTGCCAGATGTGAATTCTAACACAGTAAATCCAAGAAGCAAAATCCTTAAAGTAAAGCCCATCATGCGTAATACACTAACTACATAAGCCACTAATTAAATGACATGAGCTTGCAATTAAGATCATACATGATTTGAATTCTATTGTCCTTCCTAACAAGTGATAGCAGCCACTTATGCTCGCTCAATTGGCTCACCccaaaccttttctttttattatcattgtATTTTCCCCCTTCTCAGATTACATTAATGGCATCAtgaactttgtttttttaagtgaaacctGTAAATATAAATTGCAACCATGACCAAATAATTGCAAAGGAACCGAGACCTCTATTCCCCTACAACTTCATAAACTTTGTTCCACATAGTGCCACCTTAGAAATGCATTTCTAACCAATAAACAAGAGTAGCAGAGGTCATGTGCAAAAATAAAGTAGGAGAGAAATGTCAAATTCAAGAAAGAGCATATCAATTTAAATATGTTCTTTGATTTCTCTTAGCCTCTGTTGGCATATAAATAACTAGCATTTCCTGGAGAGTAGCCTCTGTTGGCATATAAACAACTAGCATTTCCTAGAGAGTACAGAGTCAATTTAGTTCTGGCCtttacatttttccttttaaatttacTTCTTCAAACCTATTAACAGAGACTTCTTGAccaaagaaattatttttggtCAATTGGGTATGcaatgatttaatttttaagattttctgGTACTTGGACTAAAGCCAATCCAAATGTAAACTTATACTTCAAATTTGACATGAAAACAGAAAACAGTAAcagaaagataaagaaaaaaatgaagtttcctaatcaaatttgacatgcaCTGCCTATTTGTAAAAGAATCTGAGAGGCTAATTCACAGATCTAGAAAAAGTCTTTATGAGTTCATATGAGCCactaaaaccaaaaatatatgaTGCAAAAGTTGTTCACaaggttcaaattttttatatgaattaaaaaagaacataacaaaaaggttaaaaataaaatataaaaaaaatgccaaaatcaACACTTGTTGATacaaattattatattacaaaaaaaagggtttaaaATACCTGTTCGCACTTTTTGCAGCAAAACCAATTTTCTTCAGGAAAATTTTCCAACTTATCTGCTTCTCTATTTTTTAAGCAGCCAACGTGATCTACATCAAATTGACAAAAATCAGCATTAGAAACATGtcaaatattcatttaaataaaCATAATATACAGGCATCCCTCAGAAAACGATCTACAGACAGATAAGAATAACCTACATTTATGCTCACACTGACTGCAAGTGAGAATGCTGTCATCAACTAGATCTGCATTGTTTcttccaaatttctttttcccACAAATTCCACAGCAGCATGATGGGCAGAACCAGTCACCATCTGGGACATCCTACAGAAACAAGACAATTTCCAGGTcaacaaaagaaatcaatgaCCTCAATCATGTAATccctaagattttttttttctattgctAATTTCACACAAAGTGAGTGAGTTGTAAATCCACAAGTTCACCCTACACCTTACTCTTACAAGGGGAGgaagtgtcatttgagctaCAGCTCATTGGTCATAAtccctaagaaaaaaaatcctttttttttataggtataatttttttgatatgtaaaagaaaaaatcataaagAGAGAAGTAAAACAATTCAGACAACTATGTGGTATGCACTTAGaatttatatacacacacacctTCAAACCGATGCAAATCTTATGGAATGCGGATGGACATTGATCACATAAAATCAATTCACCACCATAGTGACAAACAGTACAAATGTAATCATTCTCGCCTTGATGGCAATTGCCCTGCATTCTATCAGGCAGTTCTCCTGTGGAGCTCCCCATCTTATTATCACGTATTATTTGCATTTGACAATCCAACAAAGACCTTCCATCTTCCAGAAAAATACTAAGAGCTGGTCTTTGGCACTTGCTGCCAGCATGAATTCCGAAGCCAGAAAGAGTAAACACCATTTGACAACAGCTGCACTTTATCCCATCACGAGTAATCCGCCCTTCTTTCATCAGTTTCTTTTTCTGTCTGCTACAGTAATTTACTTTTGCCCTTGGCAATACCACATTGTTGTCTATCAACCAAGAGAGTATAGTTCGAGGAGTCTGGTGTGAGGTACTAGGAGGAACCACCTTCTGTATTCTTTTGCTTGATCGTAGCACACGGGTAAGGCGACTACTTTCCAGATCATCTCTTAATTTTATCAACGCTCCAGaaacctttcttctttttaactttgGGAGGCTGGCATTTTGATCCTCTGAATTCAGCTTTTCATCACCTATGAATCCAATTGCTGAGCCATCTTTCATAGCTTTTAAGTTGCGTTGTGTTCGAAGAGACTGGGATGCAAGGTGAAAAAAATCACCCTTCTGATTTccacaaatttttcttttcccctgAACTTTTTCAATCGACTGTGATATACTAGAAGACTCTCTGGACCCCCTTCTGGATGGTGCATTACTTGCTGCCGAAGATGATTTATCACTACCTAATTGGCCTTCATCTTCCTCCATTGCATGTGTGCTTTGAATTGATCCACAGCCAGAAGCAACACTTTCAGGAGTTCCTTCATCCATACAACATTTGCATGCTGATCGAAGTGAACAATATGTCCTTCTTCTTGGCGAAATGTAGCGCATCTCAGGCTTCCCTCTTTTATATGAGTACCGCATCTGCCACCCCACTGCTGAGAGGTGCTTCCGTGCCTTTTCTATCAACATTTTAGATCTCTTATCTAGCGGATGCATATAATAGTCCACAACAGCTTGAGGACAAAATTCTGGTTTTACTCTAAATATATCAGACTCAGAAGACATCACAGTTTGATGACAATAATCAGGATCctgattttcttctttttgttctagAAGCAGAGTTGAAGATGGATCATCAGGTAAAACATACACGCTTTTCTGATTATCTGCAATTGAAGAAATCATCTCTGTGGTGAATCCGATCATATACTGACAGACCTGACGAAgtgaataataaaatttaccATCAGGTGAGGTATACCGTAGTCTAAGTGTGTTCCCATCTCTCCATGACTCAATTTTCCAGCCCAGGTATGAAAGATGCTGCCGCAGATTACTAATTAAAGAATTCCTAGATATTCCACTATTCGTACTCCCAAGTGCATAATCAGTAACAGCATCCGGGTAGAATGCAGCTCCAGGAAGTATATCAGAGCCAACAGGTAGCCAATTTGCAGTTTTTTTGCGTGTCAAACATTTGGGCTTCCCATTGATCTTATTGGAAATGACAGTAGAATCTTCACTGATGGTCATAGAATTGGAGCTAGAAATTCCATCTGGATTAGAAGGTAAAACAGACAAAGACTCAGCTACCAAACACAATGCTTTACCATGGAAGGGTACATCTGAGTCTGCCAAAATATTCGTACCCGACCCATTAATGTCCAAAGTAGAAATTAATTCAGCTGTAGCACATTTCTCTTCATCAACCAACATATTACTACACACTGAGTTCTCAACAGGGACAATCGCAAGAGAGTTGGCCAAATCTGCTCCAGGGCTAATATCAACATTAACGGCAGTTCTAGCTGACTCCAATACACCATTGGTTTCTTGAAATAAGCCCCCAGAACAAACCAAAACCTGAAATACatcatttataataatatttaggTTCTCATTAATGACTTCCAACACCAACTCTTTCCACAAATCTTTCCTCATACAGGTCCACTCCTTAATCTTCTCAAAACCATTTTTATCCCGCAAGTCATACCAAATTTGCTTCACAGAAACACCAAGGTAACCCCCCTCCTGCTCATATTCTTCAATCAACTCAAGAAATAACCAAGTCCCACGGCGCTGCCAATTCTCCGTAACCTCATTCCACTCATGAGTAATTCTCAACATGTTA
This region includes:
- the LOC142606803 gene encoding uncharacterized protein LOC142606803 — its product is MAMPAGGRKRKRKRTFATKRKLFVGQRVEVRSEEDGFQGSWHSATVIACYSQGRRVKYENILQDDGSKNFEADVPVSPALDGIGFANENSTYRGCIRPVPPRVELKKFGLPYGLCVDVFYQEAWWEGVIFDHDDGSHTRRIFFPDLGDELEIRINMLRITHEWNEVTENWQRRGTWLFLELIEEYEQEGGYLGVSVKQIWYDLRDKNGFEKIKEWTCMRKDLWKELVLEVINENLNIIINDVFQVLVCSGGLFQETNGVLESARTAVNVDISPGADLANSLAIVPVENSVCSNMLVDEEKCATAELISTLDINGSGTNILADSDVPFHGKALCLVAESLSVLPSNPDGISSSNSMTISEDSTVISNKINGKPKCLTRKKTANWLPVGSDILPGAAFYPDAVTDYALGSTNSGISRNSLISNLRQHLSYLGWKIESWRDGNTLRLRYTSPDGKFYYSLRQVCQYMIGFTTEMISSIADNQKSVYVLPDDPSSTLLLEQKEENQDPDYCHQTVMSSESDIFRVKPEFCPQAVVDYYMHPLDKRSKMLIEKARKHLSAVGWQMRYSYKRGKPEMRYISPRRRTYCSLRSACKCCMDEGTPESVASGCGSIQSTHAMEEDEGQLGSDKSSSAASNAPSRRGSRESSSISQSIEKVQGKRKICGNQKGDFFHLASQSLRTQRNLKAMKDGSAIGFIGDEKLNSEDQNASLPKLKRRKVSGALIKLRDDLESSRLTRVLRSSKRIQKVVPPSTSHQTPRTILSWLIDNNVVLPRAKVNYCSRQKKKLMKEGRITRDGIKCSCCQMVFTLSGFGIHAGSKCQRPALSIFLEDGRSLLDCQMQIIRDNKMGSSTGELPDRMQGNCHQGENDYICTVCHYGGELILCDQCPSAFHKICIGLKDVPDGDWFCPSCCCGICGKKKFGRNNADLVDDSILTCSQCEHKYHVGCLKNREADKLENFPEENWFCCKKCEQIFMGLHKILGKPIPVGVDNLTWTLLKPMTSDNRDIEAFTENYSKLNIALDVMHECFEPVKESRTRRDLVEDVIFSRGSELNRLNFRGFYTVLLERNDEMISVATVRIHGEKVAEIPLVGTRFQYRRLGMCRILMNELEKKLMELEVERLILPAVPSVLNAWTTSFLFTKMTDSERLQFLDYTFLDFRDTVMCQKLLTKIPPAEPSPARGTQSKTVGLVCRNGDLDVPSVVSEVYQLEQIDERRIMEQGLVVLAGTNGNGSNSPVDVVVKVDQQDCLSEVSRERLLDNANFNKGFRRNSNTFFKCYKRRALASRS